In Bosea sp. (in: a-proteobacteria), one DNA window encodes the following:
- a CDS encoding GNAT family N-acetyltransferase — protein MPEITIRPLAATDRDAWTPLWHGYLAFYKATLPPAVDAITFGRLTGGSEPMGGFIAFRGDEALGMVNWVIHRSTWSERNICYLQDLFTVPEARGSGVGRGLIEAVNGMAREKGCFRVYWQTQESNLQARELYDKVADKSGFIVYRQPLD, from the coding sequence ATGCCCGAGATCACCATCCGCCCGCTCGCCGCGACCGACCGCGACGCCTGGACGCCGCTCTGGCACGGCTACCTCGCCTTCTACAAAGCGACGCTGCCGCCCGCGGTCGACGCGATCACCTTCGGCCGGCTGACCGGCGGGAGCGAGCCGATGGGCGGCTTCATCGCCTTCCGGGGCGACGAGGCGCTGGGCATGGTGAACTGGGTGATCCACCGCTCGACCTGGAGCGAGCGGAATATCTGCTACCTGCAGGATCTGTTCACGGTGCCCGAGGCGCGCGGCAGCGGCGTCGGGCGCGGGCTGATCGAGGCCGTGAACGGAATGGCGCGCGAGAAGGGCTGCTTCCGCGTCTATTGGCAGACGCAGGAATCCAACCTCCAGGCGCGGGAGCTTTACGACAAGGTCGCCGACAAGTCGGGCTTCATCGTCTATCGCCAGCCGCTGGACTGA
- the rnhA gene encoding ribonuclease HI, with product MSTMVDVWTDGACSGNPGPGGWGAILCYNGVEKELCGGEAQTTNNRMELMAAIAALEALKRPCTVALHTDSQYLRQGITSWIHGWKKNGWKTADRKPVKNAELWQRLEAALGRHKIEWKWVKGHAGDAMNERADALARAGMAPFKGG from the coding sequence ATGAGCACCATGGTCGATGTCTGGACGGACGGGGCCTGTTCAGGAAACCCCGGCCCCGGCGGCTGGGGGGCGATCCTGTGCTATAACGGCGTCGAGAAGGAGCTCTGCGGCGGCGAGGCCCAGACCACCAACAACCGCATGGAGCTGATGGCGGCGATAGCCGCGCTAGAGGCGCTGAAGCGCCCCTGCACGGTCGCGCTCCACACCGACAGCCAGTATCTGCGCCAGGGCATCACCAGCTGGATCCATGGCTGGAAGAAGAACGGCTGGAAGACGGCCGATCGCAAGCCGGTCAAGAACGCCGAGCTCTGGCAGCGCCTCGAAGCCGCGCTCGGCCGCCATAAAATCGAATGGAAGTGGGTCAAGGGCCATGCCGGCGACGCGATGAACGAGCGCGCCGACGCCCTCGCACGAGCCGGCATGGCGCCGTTCAAGGGCGGCTGA